One genomic segment of [Phormidium] sp. ETS-05 includes these proteins:
- a CDS encoding SH3 domain-containing protein, with product MSKVSHRRWTAIGSWGAIAMLGLANPVLARVGPRVAGTIGEWETLPLRATFEVAQDMGSLCRRVRTPEGLIVRDRPDPNSPQIGSLPPNAQVTLSPDWRGITGPDGRIWVEISSPMRGFITNGFPTVASNLELCSEPVTQPTPTPTPTPAPNTNLCRQVDRVAAPEGIAVRADASTRADRVGGVGPGERVTLVPNYRAVRDKNGEDRNWVEITSPVRGFVSASNLIQCQGSAAQAAPQTAPQTTAPASPTTTASNDSLCRIVDPQTAPRGLQIRADASTFSTYRGGVPPEGRVTLKEGYNLIPDKGGEARNWVEITYPTAGFISANELLFCR from the coding sequence GACTGCTATCGGTAGCTGGGGGGCAATAGCGATGTTAGGCTTGGCCAACCCGGTCCTCGCTAGGGTAGGCCCCAGGGTGGCTGGGACTATTGGTGAGTGGGAAACTTTACCATTGCGAGCGACTTTTGAGGTCGCCCAGGATATGGGAAGTCTCTGTCGTCGTGTCAGGACACCGGAGGGGTTGATTGTGCGCGATCGGCCTGACCCGAATTCCCCCCAAATCGGCAGCCTGCCACCGAACGCCCAAGTCACCCTCAGCCCAGATTGGCGGGGTATTACTGGGCCGGACGGGCGCATCTGGGTAGAAATCAGCAGCCCCATGCGGGGATTCATTACCAACGGCTTCCCCACGGTAGCCAGTAACCTGGAACTATGCTCGGAACCTGTTACCCAACCCACCCCCACCCCCACCCCCACCCCCGCCCCTAACACCAACCTTTGCCGTCAAGTGGACCGGGTGGCAGCGCCCGAGGGTATAGCTGTGCGTGCTGATGCTTCTACCCGAGCCGATCGGGTGGGCGGCGTTGGCCCCGGCGAGCGCGTCACCCTCGTGCCAAATTATCGGGCAGTGCGGGATAAAAATGGTGAAGACCGCAACTGGGTAGAAATCACTTCGCCTGTGCGCGGGTTTGTCTCGGCGAGCAACCTCATCCAATGTCAGGGCTCGGCAGCGCAAGCCGCCCCCCAAACCGCCCCCCAAACCACCGCCCCCGCCAGCCCCACCACTACGGCTTCTAACGATAGTCTTTGCCGTATCGTTGACCCCCAAACGGCGCCTCGGGGTCTGCAAATTCGTGCTGACGCCTCCACCTTTTCTACCTACAGGGGGGGAGTACCGCCCGAAGGAAGAGTAACGCTCAAAGAAGGATACAATCTCATTCCTGATAAAGGCGGTGAGGCTCGCAATTGGGTAGAAATTACTTACCCCACGGCAGGTTTTATCTCTGCTAATGAGCTATTATTTTGTCGGTAA